In the Paramisgurnus dabryanus chromosome 18, PD_genome_1.1, whole genome shotgun sequence genome, taacaccaacatttttctaatttatatgttgtgatttgtatagtcacagcagaaggcaaagcactgctacttgggcagaGTGATTAGCGCAACACTTGCgcaaactctctgctcctcaccgcGGGGCTTCTtaggtgctgcgagcaaatcactccgcccaagtagcagtgctttgccttctgagaatatagttcccagtatgtatacggttaaaagatggctgggTTAactttgttatttgtacacgctgtgactatacaaatcacaaaatataaatatgaaatGTTAGCATTATCTATGTTCATTTTTGAGatcagtttcattttagctagtaatttgatgctatagaaacggtgCGTGTTGTTGTCATTATGATTGACATTTGTGATTGAGAGCTTCTCAGAGCAGACTCTCCGAGCTTCGAGGGAAGTTTATAGATATAACTATAATTTTCGATTTCTTACGATTTCACAACCGAAAAAATGAGTTGTATTTAACTTAGAAACTGACATTTTTGCGTAACATGGCAGTGCCCATGCTCGGACATTTTgccttcaattcattacaatggaaggcAGCAACGATCCATCTAGGGTTTTGTGGGTAGAAAATGCCCACCCCTAATTCGCTACAATATTCTGATTTCTACTTATGACTCAGGTCCCTCATTTGTTGAAAGACATTTCTTCAGCCATTTTATCAGCTGcgtaaaaatgtaatatttaattcaatttagaaAAGATATACAGTAACAGCATAACTTTAGGCTACGAGCAAGAATTTATAACAGATTCAAACAAAGCTGAGATTTGGTGGACTTGGATTAATTGGTTTGATGGGATTTTATTGATCAGACGCAATATAAAATCTTACCTGTGAGAAAAGCAAGCGTGACATGGCCTAATGACATGCTCTAATTCTCTTTGGTGTTGatttgtgtatgtgtatttTCCAGTTAGTGTATTTAGGGTTGCACCGCCCTCTTGTCCGCTGGTGTTATGTTACTGTACAGTCTTTTATTCCCAGATCACATTAAGACTTCATTTCATTTTAACCACAAGAGACTTTATCAgaacaatgtttgtttactaTACCAGAACCACGTAATCAtctttctgtatttttattgCTATTGTAATTATAATTCAGTGTGTTGCTAATGGCATAGCACATTGTAGGCTACTATAGTTTTGTATTTCTAAATAACGTGTGTTGTACTATCATAGGTTTCCTTTTACACTGGCATGTCGTATAAGCATAGCAATCCTGCTGAGATGATTTATCTATTACAACAGGTGGATATATTATGGCCAGACTGCTCATATCGAAAGTGCACGTCTCTTCCTCATTCCAGTCTCTGACAGCAAAGTCTGATGACTCAGTCAGACAGCTCAGAGGTACAGTAGGTcactcaaaacaaaactgaatgACCATTTAATGTCCAGAATGAAGAATGTGATTTATATTGTGTCGATGGTTGAGGGCTGGCTGCAAATCTGTTAGTGGCGTTTGCTATGTTATTATATATAACTTTGTGTTTGGCAGAAAGTAGAAAAGTCATATACTTTCTAGTAAATATAAGCTTATTTTCATTTGGGGTGAACTGTTTCTTTAAGAACCACATGGTAACTAACCACAACACCCAGCAACATCTTGATGACTTTTGTATGGTGAACCATCACTTACATTTTCTCCACCTGTAACATATAAATATCTAGTTATGGGGTGTTAGGTTCACAGTGTAAGAGCGGAGCGCTAAGAGGAAGTGTTTCTTTAGCGCATTTTTTTCACATTCTGCTTTTGTGGTGTGTATGCAAACCCCGCCGTGTGCAAAACCAAGACTTTTATCCGACTCACTGAGTGCAAAGGGAGGAAATGATGTCATCAAGCGCAAGGGACGGAGTCATGTTTGTTTTGCTCGTAGTTGAAGCTGCCTGGTCAGTGCAAGTCGCACATGTTTCGGCATATTTATTTGTTATGCAAATGGCATCCAGCGACTCGAGGCTCACTGCCTATGGCTGACTGTCAGCTGATGGTAAAGGGTGACGGGGAGCTTGTTTTGTAAAAATAGCCCATGATTTTACCAATTTTGTAAATTTTCCAGCCCACCAAACAGACGATTCAGGTCTTCCCCATCTCCATGGACCTCAAACTGTTTTTTTCTTCTCCTTTTTAACTACTTTTGGCTGTgacttttttgcaaaaaaagcaGCGATGGGATGAACCTGTCTGTGGCTTTTCGGGTGACAACAAACAGTTTCTGACAGCTGTTTCCTTTCTGTGTTTCATAATCTTTGCCCGTTTTACAGCTTGTATTTACAGCTTGACATTGTGTTTACAGAGCTGGTTTATTATACTGCCCACTGTGCCCAGGCTTAGTATGCTGTGTTATTGTAACATTTCTGCtcgctaatctttcttttattctCTCTTCACAGTCAACAGTCAACAGAAGAGGACAGTCCAGCCATACATAAACGTGCTGCTAAATCCTCTGTATCAAAAGCAAAAATCTCTTTAATGCTAAAAATCAATTATCTGCCAGAGATTGAGGGAAGAACCAGGCGACTGAGACAGGAGAGGTGGCAGAAAAGTTTCCGTCAAGGAAAAGATCTGTGTTTGGCAATGCCTCAGGTACGAGTTCTAAAGTCTTACATGTAGGCGTCCACTGAGTTATATTGTGAAATATAAAGTTGACTGTGTGTGTCATTTGCTTTCATCTTGCAGCCCAGCATTAGCGCAATGGATCCTCCCTTTGGGGATGCATTTCAAAACTGCTCTTTTGCTGATCAGGCACTGACCAGCACAGACCTGTTGGCCAACAGCTCCGACCCAGACTTCATGTATGAATTGGTAAGTGCTGCTGATGGTATTTATGTTCATACCTAAAGGCTTGCACACTACACCTGGGTTAGCATCTTAGGTTAGCAAGTCAGTGTTAAGGCCATTGTAAACATTGAACCTCTTATaatcaaccaaaaatgaaaattcggcAATCGATACTTTTGTTTCATGCCGACTTTAAAAAATGGACGAGCTCAAAGCACTTTATACCTcatttacacctgtatttagcaTTATCCACTTGTAATCTGATTgaccaaaatacattttatttgactCGTGCGTCTACACAGACGTTGAAAGCATGCACAttgcaacaaaatgcaatgcatcttctAATGCAATATTACATTCTCCTGTAGGAGCATGCGTGACCTACGCGTGCATTGTTTGCAGGGTATCATAAACCTTGCGATGCGCATACGCATAAAAAATGCACTATACTTCAGCCTTGAGAATAAGAAGTACCATTGTTTTTCAGTTTTATTTGTGGTAGACCTAGTAGTTTCTCTTGTTTGTTATTAAAATGGGTTACATTTTTAATTGTTCGCAGGACAGGGACATGACTTGTCGCCAAAGCCCAAGAGGAGACATTTTCACACCAAGCGACTGCAAAGACTTGGACAGCATGGATCATCTACCTGAGCTGGGGGACAACGACCCAGCCTACAGCTCAAACTTTGAGCAATGGGACACGTACTGGGAGGACTTGACCAAGTACACTCGCCTCACCAGTTGTGACATTTGGGGCACCAAGGAAGTGGATTTCCTGGGCCTCGATGACTTTTCCAGTCCTTATCAAGATGAGGATGTGATCGGTCGGACACCCACTCTGGCCCAGCTCAACAGTGAGGATTCACAGCCCGTTTGCGACACCCTTTACCATCCGGACTTGTTGGGGGGTCAAAAGCTGCCTTTGTTTCCTCCTCCTACTGCGGCCAAGAAATGCAACAGGCTAAGCATTTCCGCAACCAGCACGGCAGCCAGTCGCAATGCCCAGCCAGGCTTCACTGAGGGATCTCAGAAAGCCACCTGGCCTGTTGCGTCCAGCACTGAGACAGTGGCCAGGTTGCATGGGCTTAGCAAAGCCTCACCTATGACGAACAATACCGATTACGTACGTAAAGCCAAGGTTCGCATCAGCGTACCACGCAAACCTTCGGTAGAGCGCTTTACACAGCGAGTTAGTGTTTCTGCCACCTCCCCTCTAGTCCAGGAGTCAACTGTTTCAATAGTCAGCGAGGACCTGATTGCCACCCCTAACACGGCATCCTCCATCACCTCCCTGGCTTGTGAAAAGTTAGTTGAGACTCCTAAGCGAGAGGTTCCTGTTGGCCCTGGCCCAGAGGGTGGGATGTTGAGGGTGGAGCCACCCAAACTTCACTTCCCTGCCACTGGAGGCACTGAAACCTTGCTCACCGTGAGTGCCCTTGGAGCCGAGGCCACTGCCACTGAAAAAACAAAAGAGGAGGAGCACAACTACTCCTTGTTTTTAACCAGGGCCAGACTGGCAGGGAACTCGACTGTTGAGATGGAagtggaggaggaggaggaggaagaagaagaagatgaGGAGGAAGgtgaagaggaggaggaggaagaagaggaggagggagagggaGTGGAACTAGATGACGAAGATCATGACGAAGGGTTTGGCAGTGAACATGAGCTCTCAGAGAA is a window encoding:
- the crebrf gene encoding CREB3 regulatory factor isoform X2, which translates into the protein MLKINYLPEIEGRTRRLRQERWQKSFRQGKDLCLAMPQPSISAMDPPFGDAFQNCSFADQALTSTDLLANSSDPDFMYELDRDMTCRQSPRGDIFTPSDCKDLDSMDHLPELGDNDPAYSSNFEQWDTYWEDLTKYTRLTSCDIWGTKEVDFLGLDDFSSPYQDEDVIGRTPTLAQLNSEDSQPVCDTLYHPDLLGGQKLPLFPPPTAAKKCNRLSISATSTAASRNAQPGFTEGSQKATWPVASSTETVARLHGLSKASPMTNNTDYVRKAKVRISVPRKPSVERFTQRVSVSATSPLVQESTVSIVSEDLIATPNTASSITSLACEKLVETPKREVPVGPGPEGGMLRVEPPKLHFPATGGTETLLTVSALGAEATATEKTKEEEHNYSLFLTRARLAGNSTVEMEVEEEEEEEEEDEEEGEEEEEEEEEEGEGVELDDEDHDEGFGSEHELSENEEDEEEDDEDYEGDKDDYVSDAFSEQGCDTDMVEDVKGLTAGISRKRGKRRYFWEYSEQLIPSKQERMLKPSEWDRDTLPSNMYQKNGLHHGKYTLKKSRRTDVEDLTPNPRKLLQIGNELRKLNKVISDLTPVSELPLTARPRSRKEKNKLASRACRLKKKAQYEANKVKLWGLGTEYDRLLFVINAIKEEIVSRVQDVSHDKGTSMAEKLDKLIEETLVQPPVASQTSDFVNQILENTGKGDPTGGLVGLRVPTSKV
- the crebrf gene encoding CREB3 regulatory factor isoform X1 — its product is MPVNINNHQKLFHQQSTEEDSPAIHKRAAKSSVSKAKISLMLKINYLPEIEGRTRRLRQERWQKSFRQGKDLCLAMPQPSISAMDPPFGDAFQNCSFADQALTSTDLLANSSDPDFMYELDRDMTCRQSPRGDIFTPSDCKDLDSMDHLPELGDNDPAYSSNFEQWDTYWEDLTKYTRLTSCDIWGTKEVDFLGLDDFSSPYQDEDVIGRTPTLAQLNSEDSQPVCDTLYHPDLLGGQKLPLFPPPTAAKKCNRLSISATSTAASRNAQPGFTEGSQKATWPVASSTETVARLHGLSKASPMTNNTDYVRKAKVRISVPRKPSVERFTQRVSVSATSPLVQESTVSIVSEDLIATPNTASSITSLACEKLVETPKREVPVGPGPEGGMLRVEPPKLHFPATGGTETLLTVSALGAEATATEKTKEEEHNYSLFLTRARLAGNSTVEMEVEEEEEEEEEDEEEGEEEEEEEEEEGEGVELDDEDHDEGFGSEHELSENEEDEEEDDEDYEGDKDDYVSDAFSEQGCDTDMVEDVKGLTAGISRKRGKRRYFWEYSEQLIPSKQERMLKPSEWDRDTLPSNMYQKNGLHHGKYTLKKSRRTDVEDLTPNPRKLLQIGNELRKLNKVISDLTPVSELPLTARPRSRKEKNKLASRACRLKKKAQYEANKVKLWGLGTEYDRLLFVINAIKEEIVSRVQDVSHDKGTSMAEKLDKLIEETLVQPPVASQTSDFVNQILENTGKGDPTGGLVGLRVPTSKV